GAACGCACCAGCGCTCTGCGCGCGCTCGCGCCGACCGGGCCGGACCGCCGCCGCGAGGTGGTCGACGAGGTCGTGGCGCTCTATACCGGCACGCTGTTCCGGGCCGCGCTGCAACTGTGGGTCGCCGCGTCCAACGAGGAGCAGCTACGGGCCCGCGTCACCGAACTCGAAGGACGCGTCGGGCGCGAGGCGCACCGGATGACCGTCGAACTGCTGGGCGCGGACGAGTCCGTGCCCGGTGTGCGCGAGACGATCCAGGGGCTGCTGGACATGGCGCGGGGGCTGGGTCTGGCGACGCTGCTGACGGACGACACGCAGCGGCGGAAGCGAGTGGTGGCGCAGTGGGCGAGCATCGTGGATACGGCGCTGAGCTGACGGGGACACGCTGAGGCGGCTGCCCCCGGCCGTCGGACGGGCCCCGGACCCGTCCGACGGCCGGGCACCGCTGCCCGTGCCGGAGCGCCGTCGTCAGCCCCCGATCTCGCGCGGGTCGCGCGGCCCCGGACCCACGTACCGCGCCGAAGGCCGCACCAGCCGCCCCGTCCGCTTCTGCTCCAGGATGTGCGCCGACCAGCCCGCCGTACGCGCGCACGTGAACATCGACGTGAACATGTTCGCGGGCACCTCCGCGAAGTCCAGCATGATCGCCGCCCAGAACTCCACGTTCGTCGCCAGCACCCGGTCAGGACGGCGCGCGTGCAGCTCCTCCAGCGCCGCCTTCTCCAGCGCCTCGGCGACCTCGAAGCGCGGTGCGTCCAGCTCCTTCGCCGTACGCCGCAGCACGCGGGCGCGCGGGTCCTCCGCCCGGTACACCCGGTGGCCGAAGCCCATCAGCCGCTCGCCCTTGTCGAGCGCCTTCTTCACCCAGGCCGTCGCGTCGCCAGTCCGCTCGATCTCCTCGATCATGCCGAGGACGCGCGAAGGGGCGCCGCCGTGCAGCGGCCCGGACATGGCGCCGACGGCCCCCGAGAGGGCCGCGGCGACGTCCGCGCCGGTGGAGGCGATGACGCGGGCCGTGAACGTCGACGCGTTCATGCCGTGCTCGGCCGCCGACGTCCAGTACGCGTCGACCGCCTTCACATGCCGGGGGTCGGGCTCCCCGCGCCAGCGGATCATGAAGCGCTCGACGACGGACTCCGCCTTGTCGATCTCCCTCTGCGGCACCATCGGCACGCCCTGCCCGCGCGCCGACTGCGCCACGTACGACAGGGCCATGACCGCGGCCCGCGCCAGATCGTCGCGGGCCGTACGCTCGTCGGTGTCCAGGAGCGGTTTGAGGCCCCAGACGGGGGCGAGCATCGCGAGCGCCGACTGCACGTCGACGCGGATGTCGCCGGAGTGGACGGGGATGGGGAAGGGCTCGGCGGGCGGCAGCCCGGGGTTGAAGGCGCCGTCGACGAGCAGGCCCCACACGTTCCCGTAGGAAACGCGGCCGACCAGATCCTCGATGTCGACGCCCCGGTAACGGAGGGCACCGCCCTCCTTGTCCGGTTCGGCGATCTCCGTCTCGAAAGCGATGACTCCTTCGAGTCCGGGTACGAAATCGGACATCAGGCGGCTCCTCTGGTGTGACTGACGCGGACTGACGCGGAAACGATCGGCTGAACCGGATGACGGCTCACGGCCTACGGCCCGCGCATCCGATGTCAGAAGTTGTCGGCGCCGATACGGATCCACGGTCGTTGTCGTACGACTCGCGGTCCGGAACGGTCATCCGTTACCCACCGTCCTGCCCAGCACGGACATCGAATCAACCATGCCACGGCTCCGGCATTGCGGGAGTATGGGTCGCGTGCCTCACACTCCGTCCGCCGAGAGCCCGGACACCGCCGAAAGCCCCGACCGCGCCGAGTCCCCCGACCCCGCCCTCATGCGCGAGCAGTACCGGGCGGCGGCCTTCCTGGAGACCGACCTCGCCACCGAGCCGATGGACCAGTTCGCGAGCTGGTTCAAGGAGGCGGTGGCCGGCGGTCTGCACGAGCCCAACGCGATGGTCGTCTCCACCGCGACCCCCGACGGCCGCCCGTCGTCCCGGACCGTGCTGCTCAAGGCCTACGACCGCCGCGGCTTCGTCTTCTTCACCAACTACGGGTCCCGCAAGGGCCGGGAGATCGACGCGAACCGGTACGTCGGCGTCCTCTTCCCCTGGCACGCGCTGGGCCGCCAGGTCGTCGTGACCGGTACGGCGTCCCGTGTCGGCCGCGCGGAGACGGCGGCGTACTTCCGCACCCGCCCGCACGGCTCCCAGCTCGGTGCCTGGGCGAGCGAACAGTCCTCGCCGGTGGGCTCGCGCGCGGAGCTGCTGGAGCGGTACGAGGACCTGGCCGCCCGCTATCCGGCCGGTGAGCCGGTCCCGGTGCCGCCGTACTGGGGCGGGATACGGGTCGTCCCGGAGACGGTCGAGTTCTGGCAGGGCCACGAGAACCGGCTGCACGACCGGCTGCGGTACGTGGCGGCGGAAGGCGGCTGGCGGGTGGAGAGGCTCTGCCCGTAGGACAGCGCCGGGAACGCAGACGACCCGCGTGCTCAGGTCCCTCCGGAGAGGAGCCGGCCGGACTTACCGGCGAGCACGCGGGTCGGGTGACTGCTTGGATTGGGCCGGTGGTTCACCGGCACCGCACGTGTGCGACGACGGGCGTCAGCCCGCAGCCACCTCACTTGTCCGGATTGAAATCACTTCCGAACCACCTCCCTTCTAGTGTGCTCACCACCCTAGGAAGCGCTCCCGCGCCCCACAAGTGATTATTTGGATTTCCACCGCACAACGATTTCGCTGAACAAGGTGTGTGCTGGGTCACCCTGGAGTTGAATGATCGTAGGTATGACCGAGCAGGCGGCAGGGGGTGCCAGGGATGAGTGCTTCCCGGAGCGGGACCACTCGCCCGCCCGGCTCCGACGGACCGGAATCCGGCGAGGCCGACGCGGCGGGCGCGGCCGAGGTGACGGGCCCGGACGGCGGGCCCGGTGCGGATCTGCTGGCCGCGCTGCTGGACGGGATGGACGCGGCGCTCTGCGCGTTCGACGCCGACGGCGTGATCACCCACTGGAACCGCGAGGCCGAGCGGATACTCGGCTGGTCCGCCGACGAGGCCGTCGGCAGGCGCGGATTCGCCGGCTGGGCCGTGCGCAGTGCCGACGCCGACGAGGTGCACGGGCGTCTCATGTCGGCGATGGGCGTGCCGGGACGGCTGGTGCACGAGTTCGCGCTGCTGCGCAAGGACGGCAGCAGGGTGCTCGTACGGACACAGTCCGCGGGCGTACGCGGGGCGGACGGCAAACCTGCCGGGGTGTACTGCGCGTTCAGCGAGGTCCACGCGCAGATCGATCTGGAGCGGTCCATCGCGCTCAGCGAGGCGCTGTTCGACGACGCGCTGTGGGGCGTGGTCCTGGTCGACGTGGATCTGCGCCCGACCGTCGTGAACGGGCACGCCGCGCGTGCGCTCGGCTCGGGCCGTACGGCGCTGCTCGGGCGGCCCCTGGGCGAGACCGTCGTACAGGGCGTCGAGGAGTTGGAGGGAGCGCTCCACCACGTACTGGCGGAGGGCGCGCCGCGTGCGCTCGCGGAGCTGTGGGTGACGCTGCGCACGCAGGACGGGAGCGAGCGGCGCCGGTGCTGGCGCAGCGGCTTCGTACGGCTGGCGTCCCCGCTCGCGGAGGAGCCGGTGCCGCTGGGTGTGGGCTGGCTGTTCCAGGACGTCACGGAGGCGCGGCTGGCGGCGCAGGAGGCGGACAAGCTGCGCTTCCGCACGAGCCAGCTGCACCGCGCGGGGCGGGCCGCGGGCGAGTGCGAGGACCCGATGGAGGCGGCGCGGGTCTGCCTGGACTTCGCGCTCGTGGGCTTCGCGGACCACGCGCTGATCGATCTGGTCCTGGGCGGGCCGGCCCCGGTCGCGCCCTACGGCGGCGACGTGCCGCCGACCCGGCTGGTACGGGTGGCGGCGACGCCGGCCGGCTCGGCCGGACCCTGCCTGCCGGTCGCGGCCGGCGGCATCCCGGTGCGGTACCGGGACGGTCACCCGGCCCTCCAGGCGGTGTCCCGCAACGGCTCGGTACGCGCGAGCGCCCCCACGGGCGCGTCGACGACCCCGACCTGGTCGGTCTCGCGCCAGTGGCCCCCCGACTCGGTGCACGCGCTCTGCACGGTGCTGCGCAGCCGGGGCAGGACGCTGGGCGTGGTCACGTTCCTCCGCGGCACGACCCGCCCCTCGTTCGAACGCCAGGACGCGATCTACGCGGAGGACGTCACGGCCCGTATGGCGGCCTCCCTGGACCTGCTGACCCTGCTCGACGGCGAGCCCGGCCCGGAGGCTTGACGGCCCGGCGTCCGACGGGCGGCCCCCGGGGCGTACGACCCGGAGCCCGCCTTCACCATCGGCTGACCCCGCATGCCTCGCCCCGGCAGTCGCCGGCGCCGCCGTATCCGCCGCCGCGCGGCGGTAGCCCTCGGACGCCGGACCTCCGCCGGGCCTCCGCCAGGCATACGCCTTGCCGCCGGGGACATGCCGGGAGGCGGCCCCCCGGGCGTGCGGCCTGGGTTCACCCGCCGCTGAAGCGTCCGTCGGCGCCGGGCGCCGCAGTCGGCCTCAGCGGCGGGCTGCCGCCCGACGCCCCGGCTGGGCGGTAGCCACGGACGCCGGACGTCCGACGTTGGCGAGCCCGGTGCTCCGGCCGCTCGGGCGGCGGGCCTCCGGGCCTTCCGCCCGGCCGCCGGCACGCCGGCACGCCGGCCCGGCGTGCCGGTCGCCGCCGGCCCGGCCCGGCCCGGCGCGTTTAGTGCCGGTAGAAGATCCGGTCCCCGTACTCCGTCATCACGCGGCCGTTCCACTCGTGGCCGCCGTCCACGTTTCCCGAGCGCAGCAGCGGGGGTTCCACGCCGCGGTCGACCAGGCCGCCCGCCGCCGTCGCCACCATCGCCTGCATCAGCGCGCTCGTCACCACCGTCGACGCCGGTGCGAACGGTGCCTCGATCCCCTCCGCCGACAGCTCCGCGTCGCCCACGGCGATCTTGCTGTCGAGCACGATGTCGCAGTGGTCCTTGAGGTAAGTCCCGGACGCGTGACGGGACTTCGTCTCCGTCGCGTACGCCACCGATGTCACCCCGATCACCTTCAGACCCCGCGCCCGCGCGTTCAGCGCCATCTCCACCGGGAGCGCGTTGCGTCCCGACAGCGAGATGATCACCAGGACATCGCCGGACCTCGCCGGGCTGGAGTCCAGCACGGCGCTCGCCAGGCCGTCGACCAGCTCCAGCGCCGAGCCGAGCGTCGCGGGCATCACGTCGACGCCCATCACGCCCGGCACGTTGAGGAGGTTCATGACGGCGAGACCGCCGGCCCGGTAGACGACGTCCTGCGCGGCGAGCGAGGAGTGCCCGGCGCCGAAGGCGAAGACACGGCCGCCGGAGGTCACGGTGTCGGCGATCGCTTTTCCGGCCGCTTCGATGTTCGCGGCCTCCTCGTCGCGTACGCGCTCCAGCAGACCGATCGCGGCGCCGAAGAACTGACCGGCCAGCGTGCTCTCGCTCATTCGGAAGACCTTCCGTAGGGGGCGGAGAAAAGGGCGGAAAAGAAGACGGACAGGGGAGGGAATGCCTGTGCCGCGGATCACGTTGCGGTCTGGACCTTTACCGTGTCAATACGGCTTCGCCTTCGGCGGCTTCCCGCACGGCACGGTTGTCGGTGCGATGCGTCAGAATTGAGCACGGGGCCTGCGCACGGTTGTTTTCATGTCACAGCATCGAGGGGCACGTATGTCCGGACTGATCGACACGACGGAGATGTATCTCCGCACCATCCTCGAACTGGAAGAGGAAGGTGTGGTCCCCATGCGCGCCCGGATCGCGGAGCGGCTGGATCAGAGCGGGCCGACGGTCAGCCAGACCGTGGCGCGTATGGAGCGGGACGGGCTGGTGCAGGTCGCGGGCGACCGGCATCTGGAGCTGACGGAGGAGGGGCGCCGGCTGGCGACGCGCGTGATGCGCAAGCACCGCCTCGCCGAGTGTCTGCTCGTTGACGTGATCGGCCTGGAGTGGGAGCAGGTGCACGCGGAGGCCTGCCGCTGGGAGCACGTGATGAGCGAGGCGGTCGAGCGCCGGGTCGTGGAGCTGCTGCGGCACCCGACGGAGTCGCCGTACGGGAACCCGATCCCGGGCCTGGAGGAGCTGGGCGAGCACGCCGGGGCCGACCCCTTCCTCGACGAGGGCATGGTGAGCCTGGCCGAGCTGGACCCGGGCGCCGAGGGCAAGACGGTCGTGGTGCGGCGGATCGGCGAGCCGATCCAGACGGACGCACAGCTGATGTACACGCTGCGACGGGCGGGCGTGCAGCCCGGCTCCGTGGTGAGCGTGACCGAGTCGCCGGTCGGCGGGGTGCTCGTGGGCAGCAGCGGAGAGGCGGCGGAGCTGGACTCCGAGGTCGCCTCGCACGTCTTCGTCGCCAAGCGCTGACTTCCCTCCGGGGATCCTGACCTCGGTCCCGGGTCCCCGGGGCCGAGTTCTTGGCACCCGGGCACGGCTGCGGAGAGTATTCCTTCGGCGACGGAGAATACGAATTCCCGGCGGAATGGCAGCGGGCGGGCGATTCGCGTGCCAGGCTTGCCCGGGGGCATATGACCTGAGGGCAGCGGTCGCGGAGCGTGGCCCGTGGCCGAGGAGGGAGCGGGGCTGTGCGCCTGACGCCTGTCGCTGTGCCTGTTGTCGCCGCTGTGTCTGTCGCGGGCCTGTCGCGCCCGCCGCCGGGGATCCGTACGGCAAGGGCCCCGGCGCCCTGAGGCGCCGGGGCCTGTCCTCCCCGCTTCCGACCCGGAGCCCCGAGCTCCCGGGGTCGGTCCCCACGGACCCTCATCCCCGAGTGGTCCGCCTCCCGCAGGAAATCTCCCCTCCGCCGCTCTGGACAACCGTTGACCACGGTCACTCGAACGAGCGGTGTTGGGTGCGGCGGCCAGGTTTTCGAATAGGAGTTCGATAGTCTGGGAGCCGCATGACCGAACGGCACGGAATCGGGCCGGTGCCATCGGACTCGACCACTCAGGACCGAAGGGGGTGCCAGGACACATGGTGCAGCGCATCGATGTGAGCGGATTCGACGGGCTGCGGCTCGCAGCCTGGGAGTTCACCGACCAGCCCGAGGAGCGGGCCGAGACCGGGGCCACCCCGGGTGTGCTGCTGCTCCACGGCCTGATGGGCCGCGCCTCGCACTGGGCGGCCACCGCGCGCTGGCTGTCCGGGCGCCATCGGGTCGTCGCGCTCGACCAGCGGGGCCACGGCCTCAGCGCGAAGCCCCCCGACGCGTCGTACACCCGCGAGGCGTACGTGTCGGACGCCGAGGCGGTGATCGAACAGCTCGGCCTCGCGCCCGTCACCCTTGTCGGCCACGCCATGGGCGCGCTGACCGCGTGGCAACTCGCCGCGAAGCGGCCCGACCTGGTCGGGGCGCTGGTCATCAGTGACATGCGGGCGTCCGCGCTGGGGGCGGCTTCGCAGCGCCTGTGGGACGACTGGTTCCGCGCCTGGCCCCTCCCGTTCAAGACGCTCGCCGACGTACGGAAGTGGTTCGGCGAGGACGACCCCTGGCTGGAGGGGCCGAATCCGGGCCGCGGCGAGTTCTTCGCGGAGGTGATGACCGAGCGCGCCGACGGCTGGTGGCCGGTCTTCTCCCGCCGTCAGATGCTCACCTCACGCGCTACGTGGGTCTACGACGCGCACTGGGAGGAGCTGGCGCAGGTCCGCTGCCCCACGCTGGTCGTGCGGGGCCTGGACGGCGAGTTGGGCCGCGCGGAGGCGCAGGAGATGGTGCGGGTCCTGCCGCGAGGGGAGTACGCGGAGGTGGACGACGCCGGGCATCTCGTGCACTACGACAAGCCGGAGGCCTGGCGCGCGGCGATAGAGCCGTTCCTGGACGGTGCGTTGACGCCGTAGCGCGTTTCTTCGGCGGCCGGTCTGAATCGTTTCGGCTCAGACCGCCGCGCTGCCGGTGAGCCGTTGCGGGGTGATCCGGATCGTGACGCGTACGGCCTCGGGCGGGAGGTCCAGATACTCCTGCCCGGCGCCGGGCCCCTCGTACTTCTCGGCGAGCGCGACGGCCGTCCGCCTGCCGGCGTCCTCGGTGACGGTGGCCGTGCCGCGTACCTCGACGTAGATCTGCGAGTCGGCCGGGTCGAACACGCTGAGGCTGACCCGGGGTTCACCGGCCAGGTTCGTCACCTTGCGCCGCCCGGCCTGCGAGGAGATGACCAGATCGTCCCCGTCGATACCGACCCAGACCACGGAGGACTGGGGGCTGCCGTCCGGGTTGACGGTGGAAAGGACGGCGGGGTTACGGCCGTCGAGGAGCTTCCGGGCGGCGGCGCTGAGTATCACAGTCATGCGGCGAGCTTAGGTCCTGTCCGGCGGATCTTCGCGGGCCCGGTCGGCTCGGCGGTACGACGCGGGGCCGTGCCGCGGGGTCGCCCCCGGCCG
The nucleotide sequence above comes from Streptomyces sp. NBC_01716. Encoded proteins:
- a CDS encoding TetR/AcrR family transcriptional regulator, with protein sequence MGTVAAPKQDRSRATRRRLLEAAVSCLAEHGWAGSTVSVVAERAGVSRGAAQHHFPTREDLFTAAVEYVAEERTSALRALAPTGPDRRREVVDEVVALYTGTLFRAALQLWVAASNEEQLRARVTELEGRVGREAHRMTVELLGADESVPGVRETIQGLLDMARGLGLATLLTDDTQRRKRVVAQWASIVDTALS
- a CDS encoding citrate synthase 2 is translated as MSDFVPGLEGVIAFETEIAEPDKEGGALRYRGVDIEDLVGRVSYGNVWGLLVDGAFNPGLPPAEPFPIPVHSGDIRVDVQSALAMLAPVWGLKPLLDTDERTARDDLARAAVMALSYVAQSARGQGVPMVPQREIDKAESVVERFMIRWRGEPDPRHVKAVDAYWTSAAEHGMNASTFTARVIASTGADVAAALSGAVGAMSGPLHGGAPSRVLGMIEEIERTGDATAWVKKALDKGERLMGFGHRVYRAEDPRARVLRRTAKELDAPRFEVAEALEKAALEELHARRPDRVLATNVEFWAAIMLDFAEVPANMFTSMFTCARTAGWSAHILEQKRTGRLVRPSARYVGPGPRDPREIGG
- the pdxH gene encoding pyridoxamine 5'-phosphate oxidase; translation: MREQYRAAAFLETDLATEPMDQFASWFKEAVAGGLHEPNAMVVSTATPDGRPSSRTVLLKAYDRRGFVFFTNYGSRKGREIDANRYVGVLFPWHALGRQVVVTGTASRVGRAETAAYFRTRPHGSQLGAWASEQSSPVGSRAELLERYEDLAARYPAGEPVPVPPYWGGIRVVPETVEFWQGHENRLHDRLRYVAAEGGWRVERLCP
- a CDS encoding PAS domain-containing protein translates to MSASRSGTTRPPGSDGPESGEADAAGAAEVTGPDGGPGADLLAALLDGMDAALCAFDADGVITHWNREAERILGWSADEAVGRRGFAGWAVRSADADEVHGRLMSAMGVPGRLVHEFALLRKDGSRVLVRTQSAGVRGADGKPAGVYCAFSEVHAQIDLERSIALSEALFDDALWGVVLVDVDLRPTVVNGHAARALGSGRTALLGRPLGETVVQGVEELEGALHHVLAEGAPRALAELWVTLRTQDGSERRRCWRSGFVRLASPLAEEPVPLGVGWLFQDVTEARLAAQEADKLRFRTSQLHRAGRAAGECEDPMEAARVCLDFALVGFADHALIDLVLGGPAPVAPYGGDVPPTRLVRVAATPAGSAGPCLPVAAGGIPVRYRDGHPALQAVSRNGSVRASAPTGASTTPTWSVSRQWPPDSVHALCTVLRSRGRTLGVVTFLRGTTRPSFERQDAIYAEDVTARMAASLDLLTLLDGEPGPEA
- a CDS encoding SIS domain-containing protein — its product is MSESTLAGQFFGAAIGLLERVRDEEAANIEAAGKAIADTVTSGGRVFAFGAGHSSLAAQDVVYRAGGLAVMNLLNVPGVMGVDVMPATLGSALELVDGLASAVLDSSPARSGDVLVIISLSGRNALPVEMALNARARGLKVIGVTSVAYATETKSRHASGTYLKDHCDIVLDSKIAVGDAELSAEGIEAPFAPASTVVTSALMQAMVATAAGGLVDRGVEPPLLRSGNVDGGHEWNGRVMTEYGDRIFYRH
- a CDS encoding metal-dependent transcriptional regulator, translating into MSGLIDTTEMYLRTILELEEEGVVPMRARIAERLDQSGPTVSQTVARMERDGLVQVAGDRHLELTEEGRRLATRVMRKHRLAECLLVDVIGLEWEQVHAEACRWEHVMSEAVERRVVELLRHPTESPYGNPIPGLEELGEHAGADPFLDEGMVSLAELDPGAEGKTVVVRRIGEPIQTDAQLMYTLRRAGVQPGSVVSVTESPVGGVLVGSSGEAAELDSEVASHVFVAKR
- a CDS encoding alpha/beta fold hydrolase, with amino-acid sequence MVQRIDVSGFDGLRLAAWEFTDQPEERAETGATPGVLLLHGLMGRASHWAATARWLSGRHRVVALDQRGHGLSAKPPDASYTREAYVSDAEAVIEQLGLAPVTLVGHAMGALTAWQLAAKRPDLVGALVISDMRASALGAASQRLWDDWFRAWPLPFKTLADVRKWFGEDDPWLEGPNPGRGEFFAEVMTERADGWWPVFSRRQMLTSRATWVYDAHWEELAQVRCPTLVVRGLDGELGRAEAQEMVRVLPRGEYAEVDDAGHLVHYDKPEAWRAAIEPFLDGALTP
- a CDS encoding PPOX class F420-dependent oxidoreductase; protein product: MTVILSAAARKLLDGRNPAVLSTVNPDGSPQSSVVWVGIDGDDLVISSQAGRRKVTNLAGEPRVSLSVFDPADSQIYVEVRGTATVTEDAGRRTAVALAEKYEGPGAGQEYLDLPPEAVRVTIRITPQRLTGSAAV